The proteins below come from a single Halostagnicola larsenii XH-48 genomic window:
- a CDS encoding DUF5789 family protein, protein MSEEPDRDRAQDRIGDRKADRAETTESILEDVEDHLGELEYPITSEEIASEYGGGPMELPNETESLGSVFDRLAGEEFESAEQAREAVYGEITGQAGDSNEANPERDLEGLDERSQNPVDERETNSL, encoded by the coding sequence ATGTCCGAAGAGCCCGACCGCGACCGAGCACAGGATCGCATCGGCGACCGAAAAGCCGACCGCGCGGAGACGACCGAATCGATTCTCGAGGACGTTGAGGACCATCTGGGCGAACTCGAGTATCCGATCACCAGCGAGGAGATCGCCTCGGAGTACGGCGGCGGCCCGATGGAGCTTCCGAACGAAACGGAATCGCTGGGGAGCGTCTTCGATCGGCTGGCAGGCGAGGAGTTCGAATCGGCAGAACAAGCTCGAGAAGCGGTATACGGCGAGATAACGGGCCAGGCTGGAGATAGCAACGAGGCGAATCCCGAACGCGATCTCGAGGGTCTCGACGAGCGGTCCCAAAATCCGGTCGACGAACGCGAGACGAATTCGCTGTGA
- a CDS encoding adenosylcobinamide amidohydrolase has translation MTESDEFPEASAFETTRRDGVVRLHRNGTEWLSSGANGGRWETDAAYNLSVPDGWPRTDLETYVADRLERAGFGERGPALLTGVDVADARGARCGSVTVVVTAGLSNPAALPMEPQGGTLPDGDLESASEPGEPVGTVNILVGTTRSLSAGALANLLTVAAEAKAATLLETTGFPGTTSDAVVVGHDPSGRRSEFSGTATAVGAATRACVRDALLGALRAHYDGSEFEGSGDLETTEEAELEATDEAEREDTADAQLAETVDAEIGSVVGVPASLEEAEYGLSTDIAAEVFRLE, from the coding sequence ATGACCGAAAGCGACGAATTTCCTGAAGCATCGGCGTTCGAGACGACTCGACGCGACGGGGTCGTTCGACTCCACCGTAACGGAACGGAGTGGCTCTCGAGCGGCGCGAACGGCGGCCGCTGGGAGACCGACGCCGCGTACAACCTCTCGGTCCCCGACGGGTGGCCGCGGACGGACCTCGAGACGTACGTCGCCGACCGACTCGAGCGCGCCGGATTCGGCGAGCGCGGCCCTGCATTGCTGACTGGCGTCGACGTAGCCGACGCTCGCGGCGCTCGGTGTGGGTCGGTTACCGTCGTCGTCACCGCCGGCCTGTCGAACCCCGCAGCGTTACCGATGGAGCCACAGGGCGGCACGCTGCCGGACGGCGACCTCGAGAGCGCGTCCGAACCCGGCGAACCGGTCGGAACCGTCAACATCCTCGTCGGAACGACTCGGTCGCTTTCGGCGGGGGCACTCGCGAATCTCCTGACCGTCGCCGCGGAGGCCAAGGCTGCAACGCTGCTCGAGACGACCGGGTTTCCCGGGACGACCAGCGACGCGGTCGTCGTCGGCCACGATCCTTCGGGCAGACGGTCGGAGTTTTCGGGAACCGCGACGGCGGTCGGGGCCGCGACGCGAGCCTGCGTGCGAGACGCGCTGCTCGGCGCGCTCCGTGCGCACTACGATGGAAGCGAGTTCGAGGGTAGCGGCGACCTCGAGACGACAGAGGAAGCCGAACTCGAGGCGACAGACGAGGCCGAACGCGAGGATACGGCCGACGCCCAACTTGCGGAGACGGTCGACGCCGAGATCGGATCAGTAGTCGGCGTTCCGGCCTCGCTCGAGGAGGCCGAATACGGTCTCTCGACGGATATCGCTGCGGAGGTCTTCCGTCTCGAGTGA
- a CDS encoding aminotransferase class I/II-fold pyridoxal phosphate-dependent enzyme, translating to MDPDSVREGARVPHGGETDRTVLDFSANTNPLAPDGVEDVYADALSDARRYPDDDYPEFRAAAAEYVDCDVENIVPTPGGLAAIRLAMETVLEPGERALVPYPSFGEYAREVTLQGATPLFVAHDAMLEATTNLLESCALAVVCTPNNPTGEAADAEALERFARRCGDAGTTLLIDEAFLGFTDIPSAASSSWGATRSGDHVIVARSLTKLFGLPGLRAGFAVASGDRRDRLETARRSWCLGTPADRVGTYCLRQDSFISATRERVDRERDRMRAALETRFDVFPSDAPYLLCDAGEADVSEIIETASDRGVAIRDARTFRSLESHFRVAVKDRDRNDRALEALGIERPDVEPSDAEPSGDG from the coding sequence ATGGATCCTGATTCCGTTCGCGAGGGCGCGCGCGTTCCCCACGGCGGCGAGACCGACCGAACGGTCCTCGATTTTTCGGCGAACACGAACCCCCTCGCCCCCGACGGCGTCGAAGACGTGTACGCGGACGCCCTGTCTGACGCGCGCCGGTATCCCGACGACGACTATCCCGAGTTTCGGGCGGCGGCCGCCGAGTACGTCGACTGTGACGTCGAGAATATCGTCCCCACGCCGGGCGGACTGGCCGCGATTCGACTCGCGATGGAAACCGTACTCGAGCCGGGCGAGAGGGCGCTCGTTCCGTACCCGAGTTTCGGGGAGTACGCTCGTGAAGTCACGCTACAGGGGGCGACTCCGCTGTTCGTGGCCCACGACGCGATGCTCGAGGCGACGACGAACCTGCTCGAGTCCTGCGCGCTCGCCGTGGTCTGTACGCCGAACAACCCGACGGGAGAGGCCGCGGACGCAGAGGCGCTCGAGCGGTTTGCGAGACGCTGTGGGGACGCCGGGACGACGCTGCTGATCGACGAAGCCTTCCTCGGGTTCACCGACATCCCCTCCGCCGCCTCGAGTTCCTGGGGAGCGACCCGATCCGGAGACCACGTCATCGTCGCTCGCTCGCTCACCAAACTCTTCGGACTGCCGGGACTGCGCGCCGGGTTCGCGGTCGCCTCGGGAGACCGCCGCGACCGCCTCGAGACCGCCCGTCGGTCCTGGTGTCTCGGAACTCCCGCCGATCGGGTCGGGACGTACTGTCTGAGACAGGACTCGTTTATCTCGGCGACTCGCGAGCGCGTCGACCGCGAACGCGACCGAATGCGCGCGGCGCTCGAGACGCGATTCGACGTGTTCCCGTCCGACGCCCCCTATTTGCTCTGTGACGCCGGCGAGGCGGACGTTTCCGAGATCATCGAGACCGCGAGCGATCGCGGCGTCGCGATCAGGGACGCACGGACGTTTCGCTCGCTCGAGTCGCATTTCAGGGTTGCCGTGAAGGACCGGGACCGAAACGATCGGGCGCTCGAGGCCCTCGGAATCGAACGTCCGGATGTCGAACCATCGGATGCCGAACCGTCGGGGGATGGGTGA
- a CDS encoding nicotinate-nucleotide--dimethylbenzimidazole phosphoribosyltransferase — MRVVLAAGGTETALIDGISAAGASPALMAHTPPADAEIVAYGEPIAAPVTPVSPSGCPTPAAITRAVREVVGFDLTVLDAGLPEETAAPTVSLEAAPGADSRSAVAVPDAATIYDRAREFGSSLPDDEILVGETIPGGTTTALGVLTALGEPAGVSSSLPTNPLERKRAVVDEALAASGLEAGDCADEPLKAIRRMGDPVQAATMGVAAGALEAGTDVTLAGGTQMATVAALLRRSGVDDELSIATTSFVADEQGGSLGETCFRLNCELTVTDPGFDEADHVAMERYCAGEAKEGVAMGGALSLVPDGKLPAVRERLVTVCDRLGIESSDDDGRLPETSEEPTHGS; from the coding sequence GTGCGAGTAGTCCTCGCCGCCGGCGGCACCGAGACGGCGCTGATCGACGGCATCAGCGCGGCGGGTGCCTCGCCTGCGCTGATGGCTCACACGCCGCCCGCGGACGCCGAGATCGTCGCGTACGGCGAACCGATCGCCGCGCCGGTGACGCCCGTCAGTCCGAGCGGGTGTCCGACGCCCGCAGCCATCACCCGGGCGGTGCGGGAGGTCGTCGGATTCGACCTGACCGTTCTCGACGCTGGCCTTCCCGAGGAAACGGCAGCGCCGACGGTCTCGCTCGAGGCGGCCCCCGGAGCCGACAGCAGATCGGCGGTGGCCGTCCCCGACGCGGCGACGATCTATGACCGCGCTCGCGAGTTCGGCTCGAGTCTCCCCGACGACGAGATTCTGGTCGGCGAGACCATCCCCGGCGGCACGACCACCGCGCTCGGCGTCCTGACGGCCCTTGGCGAACCCGCCGGCGTCTCCTCGTCGCTGCCGACCAACCCGCTCGAGCGAAAGCGAGCCGTTGTCGACGAGGCGCTCGCGGCGAGCGGCCTCGAGGCCGGCGACTGCGCCGACGAACCGCTCAAGGCGATCCGGCGAATGGGCGATCCCGTTCAGGCCGCGACGATGGGCGTCGCTGCGGGGGCGCTCGAGGCGGGAACGGACGTGACGCTGGCCGGCGGAACCCAGATGGCGACCGTCGCCGCTCTCTTGCGCCGGTCGGGGGTCGACGACGAACTCTCCATCGCGACGACGTCCTTCGTCGCCGACGAACAGGGCGGGTCGCTCGGAGAGACCTGCTTTCGCCTGAACTGCGAGTTGACCGTCACCGACCCCGGCTTCGACGAGGCGGACCACGTTGCGATGGAGCGATACTGTGCCGGGGAAGCCAAGGAAGGAGTTGCGATGGGCGGAGCGCTCTCGCTCGTCCCGGACGGTAAACTGCCGGCGGTCAGAGAGCGTCTCGTCACCGTCTGCGATCGGCTCGGAATCGAATCGTCCGACGACGATGGGAGACTCCCTGAGACGAGCGAAGAACCGACGCATGGATCCTGA
- a CDS encoding NTP transferase domain-containing protein, which translates to MCGGRGTRFDGPEEKPLHPIDGIPMLERVRHALEASRVESIYAAVSPNATETATHLEATDGVEPIETVGDGYVADLVAALERPELARPVLTVGADLPALEGSVLDRIVHQHGDAGASRTVCVPAALKRRLGIQVESRLESAPHLVPTGVNVVGTAEKDMTHVSYDPRLAINVNRLEDTHIASDIAPDVRSDPGNLEGQSCE; encoded by the coding sequence ATGTGTGGCGGGCGGGGCACTCGATTCGACGGTCCGGAGGAAAAACCGCTCCATCCGATCGACGGGATCCCGATGCTCGAGCGCGTCCGACACGCGCTCGAGGCCAGTCGCGTCGAATCGATCTACGCCGCGGTCTCGCCGAACGCGACCGAAACGGCGACCCATCTCGAGGCGACTGACGGCGTCGAACCGATCGAAACCGTCGGCGACGGCTACGTCGCGGATCTCGTCGCCGCGCTCGAGCGACCCGAACTCGCGCGTCCGGTGCTGACCGTTGGCGCGGACCTGCCCGCGCTCGAGGGATCGGTCCTCGACCGGATCGTCCACCAGCACGGCGACGCCGGCGCGTCGCGGACGGTCTGTGTTCCTGCTGCGCTGAAACGTCGACTGGGGATACAAGTCGAGTCCCGACTCGAGTCGGCCCCCCACCTGGTACCGACGGGGGTCAACGTCGTTGGCACTGCGGAGAAAGACATGACACACGTAAGCTACGACCCCCGACTGGCGATCAACGTGAACCGACTGGAAGACACGCACATTGCGTCGGACATCGCGCCTGACGTTCGATCGGATCCGGGCAATCTGGAGGGGCAATCGTGCGAGTAG
- the cobS gene encoding adenosylcobinamide-GDP ribazoletransferase, protein MDLSTNALRGAFGFLTRLPISQQADDWEAFLSSPWTFPLVGYVVGWLVAIPVLLTDYLPATTIAIAYPLAVYAVTGIHHLDGVADLGDALVVHGDLEQRREVLADTTTGVGAILSVSIVVAGLAFGGLALADLRALDAAGIVLVAEISTKLGMAVMASLGSTEYEGMGAALTGAVGPLGVAVPILVAAAMVGLTWPTQIAAVTAAGALLGTGFTWLIASRHLGGLSGDIFGAANEIGRVAGIHAGVIAWMLL, encoded by the coding sequence ATGGATTTGTCGACTAACGCGCTTCGGGGCGCATTCGGCTTTCTCACTCGACTTCCGATCTCTCAGCAGGCGGACGACTGGGAGGCGTTTCTCTCCAGTCCGTGGACCTTCCCGCTCGTCGGCTACGTCGTCGGCTGGCTCGTCGCGATTCCCGTCCTGTTGACGGACTACCTCCCCGCGACGACGATCGCCATCGCCTATCCGCTCGCGGTGTACGCGGTAACCGGTATCCACCACCTCGACGGCGTCGCGGATCTCGGGGACGCGCTGGTGGTCCACGGCGACCTCGAGCAACGCCGCGAGGTGCTGGCGGACACGACGACGGGCGTCGGTGCGATCCTCTCCGTGTCTATCGTCGTGGCGGGACTCGCGTTCGGCGGACTCGCGCTGGCCGACCTTCGGGCGCTCGATGCGGCCGGCATCGTCCTCGTCGCAGAGATAAGCACCAAACTCGGCATGGCCGTGATGGCCAGTCTCGGAAGCACCGAATACGAGGGAATGGGCGCGGCGCTGACCGGTGCGGTCGGACCACTCGGTGTCGCGGTTCCCATACTCGTCGCCGCCGCCATGGTCGGACTCACGTGGCCGACGCAGATCGCGGCCGTTACCGCGGCGGGAGCGCTCCTCGGAACCGGATTCACGTGGCTCATCGCGAGTCGCCACCTCGGTGGCCTCAGCGGCGATATCTTCGGCGCGGCGAACGAAATCGGGCGCGTCGCCGGCATTCACGCCGGGGTGATCGCGTGGATGCTCTTGTGA
- the cbiB gene encoding adenosylcobinamide-phosphate synthase CbiB, whose amino-acid sequence MPVTTLAALALAVSLDLLVGEPPNRVHPVAWFGRLVGAVDRDWGGSERRQRRIGAIIALALPLGLAVVAGTIVLAATVVAPALGALTAALVLYCSTSLRLLLELSGSVVAATETDLERAREQLRGLAGRDDADLSPAQIRSAATESAAENLSDGFVAAMIPFAVLAPVSLPAAAGVAAWVKGVNTLDSMLGYRSKPIGTASARLDDIVMWIPARITAVCLAVAAADPAALSRARRWARVPSSPNSGWPMATLACARSIRLEKPGAYALNDRPKTALPSVADAERAVATVTIAAGIAVVVAVALAVTIAIVLPTVDTVSLEQMRSGQFDLVETRSNYLSLGKGRI is encoded by the coding sequence GTGCCCGTAACGACACTGGCCGCCCTCGCGCTGGCGGTCTCGCTCGACCTGTTGGTCGGGGAGCCGCCGAATCGGGTCCACCCCGTCGCGTGGTTCGGTCGGCTCGTCGGGGCGGTCGACAGAGACTGGGGCGGCAGCGAGCGGCGACAGCGCCGAATCGGCGCGATTATCGCGCTGGCCCTGCCGCTCGGCCTTGCCGTCGTCGCCGGCACTATTGTCCTCGCAGCGACGGTCGTCGCACCGGCACTCGGTGCACTGACGGCCGCGCTCGTCCTCTACTGTTCGACCAGTCTGCGGCTCCTCCTCGAGTTGAGCGGATCGGTCGTCGCGGCCACGGAGACCGACCTCGAGCGGGCTCGCGAGCAGCTTCGAGGACTCGCCGGCCGCGACGACGCGGACCTGTCGCCGGCCCAGATCCGAAGCGCCGCGACCGAGAGCGCGGCGGAGAACCTCTCGGACGGCTTCGTCGCCGCGATGATTCCGTTCGCGGTGCTCGCACCCGTTTCGTTGCCGGCGGCCGCCGGCGTCGCGGCCTGGGTCAAGGGCGTCAACACGCTGGATTCGATGCTCGGCTACCGGTCGAAGCCCATCGGTACGGCGAGCGCGCGCCTCGACGATATCGTGATGTGGATTCCGGCGCGGATCACGGCGGTCTGTCTCGCGGTCGCGGCGGCCGACCCGGCAGCGCTTTCCCGCGCTCGGCGATGGGCTCGAGTGCCGTCGTCGCCGAACTCGGGGTGGCCGATGGCGACGCTCGCCTGCGCGCGTTCGATCCGACTCGAGAAACCGGGTGCGTACGCGCTCAACGATCGGCCGAAGACGGCGCTTCCGTCCGTGGCCGACGCCGAACGGGCCGTCGCCACCGTCACCATCGCCGCTGGTATCGCCGTCGTCGTCGCCGTCGCTCTGGCCGTCACCATCGCTATTGTTTTGCCAACCGTTGACACAGTATCACTCGAACAGATGCGTTCAGGACAGTTCGATCTCGTGGAAACTCGAAGCAATTACCTTTCTCTGGGAAAAGGTAGGATATAA